The Drosophila yakuba strain Tai18E2 chromosome X, Prin_Dyak_Tai18E2_2.1, whole genome shotgun sequence DNA segment TAAGCCTTATCcaacaaaagtttttaaaataatgcGATTCGCATGCGCCACTTGAGCTTGAAATCGATAGATGTAGGCTTTGGCTCTATTCGGTCGAAAATATAACATgcaaaactataaaaaatgtaatctaAGGAATTTCGCTTGGCTGCCAAAGCATTTATTCAATGGACAACAAATTTTCGTTGTATTATTACATATGTTATGTACATAAAGTCGCCCTTTTAAAGGGCATACAAAGTTGTAAAATGATTCGATAACAAATTATTACGGTGTTCAAGGATCAAGAATGTAAGATTATACATTCAATTCTTCCACAAAATTCTTTTATATGTTAAACAAGCGACGGCGTTTCGACTTGGCTTAAGAATATGATTACTTTAGGGCATCTCCTTATCGTCCCTGCTGTTCCTGGAGATCTGTGTTGAATCGCACAGCGAACGCTTGACTAGCTTGCTCCATAATCTCGCTGCGAATGCAGAATGGAGCTTTGGACGCAACGGTCATCAAATGATCCCAATGACGGCGATTCCTGAACGTCTTATTAATTCTGGTGTGTTTCCGGAAGGCGATCAAATATTGTCGAAAAAGGAATTTGAAGGCCCTGAAAGCGGAGTCGCTGTTCACCTTCAACACCGCATCGCTTAGTTCGCCCACAAGAGCGTAATCGGTGCGGTTAGTCAGGACCTGGAAAAAGAGTAAAGTAGCCTCCGATGCAGTGGACTGAGTCAGCAATCTAAGAAAGCAGCGGTTGTTACTGAAGCTATCTTCAGTAAGGTGGACGATCCAAAAGTCCTTGTGCGTCAATTTCCTCACTAGATTCAAGACTCTCTGGCGAAATTCTGTAAAAGAGCCATAATTAGTAGGCTACGACTTGGATGTATATCTACCAGAATGCCTACCCTCGCCTAGGAATGTCAGATGGGACAGACCGTGGCCCCAATACCGCACAGCCAATTCTAAGGTATTTACGCGGGCCTCTTCAAAGGTGGCCAAGTTCCAGCGTAAGGCATCAATGGTCTTCATAACCTGCGAGATTAGCGGCCAGTGTTTCAAACGCCACTCTGGCAAATATGcatgcataaatatgtattgCTTGGCCATCTTGACATCGTCTGCATCGTCTCCGACCTCCGATTTCGGGTGCTCCTTTTGGAGTAAAGTTAATTGTCGGTTGCCTTGCAAGTTCAGCTGCTTCTCGCTCACAGTAATCTGCAGGAGCAGTCGAAAGATTAACTGCAGGCTGGGGAAATCCATGGACTTTCTAAACTTAGCCAAACCGTTGGCACAGGCCTCTAGGAACCTATTTTGCGTCTGCTTGAGCTGCTCCTCTCCGTAGGGACAGGGTCCGTCTTTCAAGCAAACGCACATTTGCCGCGATGAGAAGTACAAGCCGTTGAGGATCTGTCGGTGGCCATATAAGTAGATTAGGAACCGCAAGGCATTCGGCTTTTGCAGCAGTTGCTCGTCCAGCAGGAACTCCTCGGCACAAGCGGAAATATGAAAGGCTGCAAGCTTGGGGCAAAACTGAGCAGCCAAGCGCCAGAACAGTTGCGTGAAGCGAGTATGCGTTACCGCCAGGCGGGAGAAATCCACCCAAGTCTGTTTTGCGTTCTCATAGCAAAGTCCAAGAAATTCGTCTATCGGGAAGCTCTTGTTCATATCTAAACGATTAAAGAAGCGTATGCGACGCTCCTGGTGATCGGGTGCCTCAAAGTTAAAACCTTGGGTAATGTTTTGCTCATCGCGCAATAGTAGTACTTCGATCTTATCCGtaacatttaattgcataaataGGGGACGCAGTACCATGTTTAGCAGACCTTCCTCTTCGTCCCCTTCGTTGGACGTGGTATCCTCCTCTTCGTTCATTTCGTCGTCCTCCTGCTTTATTTCCGTAACGGATATGCCCTCGTCCTCGGCCACCATTTTCGACAGCACCACCTGACCCAAGTAACTGAGTATCATCTGGGCATGCTTCTTGGTGagcaaatttaaatgatttgcCATAGTTTCCAGGCACTCATCGTTGCCAAAGGCTATGAAGCGGCTGAAAAGATTGTCCAGACCAGCGAGCGCCTGCTCATTGGTGACCTGATCGCCCAGATCGCCATCGAGAAAGGCCAACAACTCGCCGATTGTTAGCTCTGCAATGCGTTGCTCCAATGTTTTTGCTGCCTCCGCAAAGCTTTTCATTTGCGTGCAGACGGAATGGTGCCTGAGCTCCTCATCCGATTGGACAAGTTTTAGCAATTCTGCGGTCTGGCTGCAGATTAGCTCTTGGTAGCTATACAACAAACGCTGTGATGGTATCTCAAGCCAGTGCATAAATGTGTCGACGCTGATAAGCTGAAAAATACGCTGCAGAGCGTCTAGCAGTATTAGGGCGAAGAGTCGCAGATCAGTTATGGGATCGTTCGAGTAGCTGGCACTAATGTCCACGCTCATCTGGCTGTAGATGGCAAAGCACTTCGGCTTCTCGCGCTTCTCGGGATCATTAAGGGTATCCATGAGAACTTCCAGCAGTTGCTCCATAGCCTTGGCCAGGTAAATCCTGCGATTGGCTGCACGCGGCAGCGTTTTAAGACGCCCGTCAGAGTCCAAGAGATGACGCTGCAGCATGCTGGCCATTTGACGTAGCAGTCGCTTATTTTCTTCAGGCAAATTGTGATTGATAATTGCGCGACCGGCTGCCTTCAAGGCGGAAAAGAATAGTGGTAGCGCATCCAAGCAATCCGAATGAATGTGCGCCAGAACCTCATTGAATGTCTCAAAATACTGAAAGGTCAGCCAGCGGGGTCCACAAGCAAGGAACTCCTCCATCGGCTGCTGGAGACCGCAAGTAAGGGCTATCGCAATGGTCATGAACTGTGGGATAGCTGGCAGCTGGTGGCACAAATGGATCACATGGGCGCTCCACTGGGATTCGCCCAAGAACTGTTCGTTGGCGGTATTCAGCACCAGGTACACCAGTAGTCCACGCAAGTGGTTCATGGCAGCCAGACCATTTGGTAGGGCAACCTGATCGGAGTGCTTGGCATGTGGCACCTGGAGGATAAGCTCGTGCTCCAATAGTAGGCCCATCACTTCGTCGCAGATCTTCTTAATGTGCTCTTCGTTTCctgaaaacaaataaagtacATATTTTGGCACTTACTTCTGGCCCTCCACTTACCACTCCagtaaattatgtttttcaGGCTCTTGGCGTTCTGGGCGTAGTCGTGAAAGAACTTCCTCAGCTGGACAAACAACTGGCAATTGTCCAGCGGGTGCTCCTTCTCAGTTATCATGGTGCTTGCCCGGAATTTCGTAgttttgtcaaaattgttCCGAAAACGAATTCAATTAATGTGCGTCTTGTCTTCAAGTGACTATCGAAAATCGATAGCTAGCCGGTGCGAATCGATACGCTTCCTTGTCAggaatttttgaaaatgtgtGTGGATAATAAACCAACTTGTTCATTGCACGCTATGATTTGATGCTTAgactttatttataaaatgtttaattattaatatttcttagCCATTCGCCGCCAATTCAAACATCAGCTGTGTGGTATCGATATTCTTGCGGCGGGGGTGGCGGGCGATAGACGCGGTTGCCTATCGGCCGGCGAAGCAAAAgctaaagtaaagtaaaataaaagcaaagcaaaagcgaaACAGCAGGCAAAAGGAGGAGTCGCTGTCCAAGGAACAAGCGAAACTGGGTTAAACCATGCCCATGCAATAGGCCAAATTATCTACAATATAGGCCACACTTTCCGACAAAGACCgtgtggaggaggaggagaagcgGCGGCAGACAGCTCATAAATTATGGAGCTACGCGAACTGCGCGGTGGAAATGGTGGAAGTGGCGGAAATGGAGGAGGCGTAGGAGCAGGTACACCCGGAACCTCTGGGACGTCAACAAATGGATCCCCAAGTCCCGAACTAGGCGGCATCTGCATTGGAGGCGCCGCCGGAGGACAGCGTATGCCCACCAGAGCGGATATATTTATGGAGCAACTAAACGCCGCCAATGCCAAGAAGGTGGCTCTGCTTCTGGTCCTCGGCTTCATCGTCTATCACGGCCTGCTTAACTGGAATTACGGTGAGTTTACGGTAACAAGATCTTTAAAGATCTATATACTAGGACACTTATAATGTATATGGGCTAAAAAATCATACCCATTTTAAGCACACAAACATATTTCAATAGGCATCTGCTTATTCTCCTTAAGGTCTCGACAagacatatatgtatatagcttACAATCTTGTTCATGTTGGtacatttaaattagaaaagaaaagctttAAAGGAACTCTTGAGCTACAACGATTATTTTAATAAAGGTAATCATGTAGAGCTTTAAGGTCTGTCCCCCTATTTTGCAGTTCTTGTTCCTTCCAATCCCATGTAAAGTTTATACTGGGGATGTTGGCTTACAATCTAAGCTTAttattgatattgatttttgttttgttctccCGCAGGCAGTGACTCCTGCCAGTGGCTGCTGTCCAAGGGCCGATTCAAGGGCGACAACGAGTGGCAGCCGTACGGTTGCATGGTGCACAAGTACTCCCTCACGTGAGTAATCAACGCACATTCCCCGCAAGATAAGCTCCCATTAATGACTCACCCAAACCCAAATTCTCGTTATTTACAGTGACACCAGGCGCTGTTTGCGTTACCTCGCCTTCTTTGACAACAAGAACAACTTTGTGTTCATTGGCGACGATAGTATCTGGCTGCTCTACAAACGATTTGTGGAGCAACTGCGTCTGCCATTGGCCGCGGATGAGGTGGCCGACGAGGAGGACAATAACGCCTCTGTGACTGATGGCTCAGCCCGTTTTGAGGACAAGAAGCTGCATATGCTGGCCCAGTACATTCGGGCGGAGGAGGTGAGTCCGTTGCTTGTGGAGCAACTGTACCAATTGGAAGCCGAGAAGCAGCTGTCCTCCGTGTACGTTGTGGGCTTCACCTATACTGGTTTGCTCGCCGGAAACACCACAGACGATGTGCTGCGGCAATATGCCGCTAATCTCACGTTGCTGGTGGCTCCGTTTCATCGCCTGGTGGCGCAAACGTCGCGGGTTCTGTGGAAGTTGGCAGACCGCGTGGACGAGGAGAAACTTCCTCCGCACTGGAAGCTGCTCCAGAACGAGCACATCGATCGTTTAAACCATGTGGCCAGGGGTGTTTTCCGCTACACGGAGGCCAGTGTTTGGGAATCCGCCTGGCACATAGCCAATGGTTTGCTGGACAACGCCGTCGATGGTTATCAACTGTGCGCCCATGGCCAGCGACTGGAGGTTCAGCTTCTGTGGAACATGTACTGCAATGACTACATGAACTACAATGATGGcacctgctgcagcagctctgAGCCATACACCACGCTGCAAATAGTGGCATACGCCTTTTTTGGCGTCTGCATGACGCTTGTGTGTGGCATGTGTCTGCGCAGATGGTTGCTTCATCTGCGGGGCCAGACTTTGTATGTGcctttgcagcagcagcagcagcagcaatcccACGAAGGCGGAAGAGCAGGTGGAGGATCACCGAGTAATGCCTTATCCGCTCTGATAACCGACTATGGCACTCCCATGGTGGCGCTATCATTGCTGGGCCTAATTTTGGCCTATTTCTACCTCTGCGATCGCACAAACTTCTTTATGAAGGAGAACAAATACTACTCTGAGTTTAGCTTCTGGATACCAGTGGGCTATGTCTTTGCCCTCGGACTGTTTTTTACGGAGGATTCGCGGTTCACTAAGGTGCTCAATCGCGATCAAACGGATGAACTGCGTGGCTGGATATTGCTGGTGGTGCTTATATATTACATGACCGGAGCACAGCGAGTGCTGCCCATTCACATGCACATCAAGCTGTTGATCTCAGGATACTTCTTCCTTACCGGGTACACGCACTTCACGCACATGTGGCAGACGGGTGGCAGTGGCTCCCTATTCGTGCGCTTTTTCCAGGCCATGTTCCGGGCAAACTTTCTCAGTGTACTGCTGTGTTTCTGCATGAACCGGCCGTATCAGTTCTACTATTTTGTGCCACTACTATCCTTCTGGCTGTGCATCGTCTACTTTGTGCTGGCACTGCCGCCACGAATTTCGTCGTCCTCTGTGGACGCTAATCCGCTGCACTATCTGTATTTGGTGTGCAAGTGCATTGGTTGCCTGGGCGGCATCACAGTGCTCTTCATGTCGGAGGTATTCTTTGAACGGATCTTCGTGACGCGACCGTGGAAGGCGCTGTTTGTGACCACTGACGATGACCTGCACGAGTGGTGGCATCAGTGGAAACTGGACCGGTATACAGTGGCCTTTGGCATGATTTATGCCGCCTGCTTTCACATTGCCCAAAAGTACAATGTATTCGATGACAACAACCATGGGAATCTGTTTTCACGGAGGACATCAATATCAGTCACT contains these protein-coding regions:
- the LOC6524283 gene encoding uncharacterized protein LOC6524283, which encodes MITEKEHPLDNCQLFVQLRKFFHDYAQNAKSLKNIIYWSGNEEHIKKICDEVMGLLLEHELILQVPHAKHSDQVALPNGLAAMNHLRGLLVYLVLNTANEQFLGESQWSAHVIHLCHQLPAIPQFMTIAIALTCGLQQPMEEFLACGPRWLTFQYFETFNEVLAHIHSDCLDALPLFFSALKAAGRAIINHNLPEENKRLLRQMASMLQRHLLDSDGRLKTLPRAANRRIYLAKAMEQLLEVLMDTLNDPEKREKPKCFAIYSQMSVDISASYSNDPITDLRLFALILLDALQRIFQLISVDTFMHWLEIPSQRLLYSYQELICSQTAELLKLVQSDEELRHHSVCTQMKSFAEAAKTLEQRIAELTIGELLAFLDGDLGDQVTNEQALAGLDNLFSRFIAFGNDECLETMANHLNLLTKKHAQMILSYLGQVVLSKMVAEDEGISVTEIKQEDDEMNEEEDTTSNEGDEEEGLLNMVLRPLFMQLNVTDKIEVLLLRDEQNITQGFNFEAPDHQERRIRFFNRLDMNKSFPIDEFLGLCYENAKQTWVDFSRLAVTHTRFTQLFWRLAAQFCPKLAAFHISACAEEFLLDEQLLQKPNALRFLIYLYGHRQILNGLYFSSRQMCVCLKDGPCPYGEEQLKQTQNRFLEACANGLAKFRKSMDFPSLQLIFRLLLQITVSEKQLNLQGNRQLTLLQKEHPKSEVGDDADDVKMAKQYIFMHAYLPEWRLKHWPLISQVMKTIDALRWNLATFEEARVNTLELAVRYWGHGLSHLTFLGEEFRQRVLNLVRKLTHKDFWIVHLTEDSFSNNRCFLRLLTQSTASEATLLFFQVLTNRTDYALVGELSDAVLKVNSDSAFRAFKFLFRQYLIAFRKHTRINKTFRNRRHWDHLMTVASKAPFCIRSEIMEQASQAFAVRFNTDLQEQQGR
- the LOC6524284 gene encoding N-acetylneuraminate 9-O-acetyltransferase, whose amino-acid sequence is MELRELRGGNGGSGGNGGGVGAGTPGTSGTSTNGSPSPELGGICIGGAAGGQRMPTRADIFMEQLNAANAKKVALLLVLGFIVYHGLLNWNYGSDSCQWLLSKGRFKGDNEWQPYGCMVHKYSLTDTRRCLRYLAFFDNKNNFVFIGDDSIWLLYKRFVEQLRLPLAADEVADEEDNNASVTDGSARFEDKKLHMLAQYIRAEEVSPLLVEQLYQLEAEKQLSSVYVVGFTYTGLLAGNTTDDVLRQYAANLTLLVAPFHRLVAQTSRVLWKLADRVDEEKLPPHWKLLQNEHIDRLNHVARGVFRYTEASVWESAWHIANGLLDNAVDGYQLCAHGQRLEVQLLWNMYCNDYMNYNDGTCCSSSEPYTTLQIVAYAFFGVCMTLVCGMCLRRWLLHLRGQTLYVPLQQQQQQQSHEGGRAGGGSPSNALSALITDYGTPMVALSLLGLILAYFYLCDRTNFFMKENKYYSEFSFWIPVGYVFALGLFFTEDSRFTKVLNRDQTDELRGWILLVVLIYYMTGAQRVLPIHMHIKLLISGYFFLTGYTHFTHMWQTGGSGSLFVRFFQAMFRANFLSVLLCFCMNRPYQFYYFVPLLSFWLCIVYFVLALPPRISSSSVDANPLHYLYLVCKCIGCLGGITVLFMSEVFFERIFVTRPWKALFVTTDDDLHEWWHQWKLDRYTVAFGMIYAACFHIAQKYNVFDDNNHGNLFSRRTSISVTLLALLGVGVYTSFTFLCRNVQNCEEIHSYILFIPIVGYVVLRNISGILRTRYSAFFAWFGRISLELFVCQYHIWLAADRHGVLVLLPGFPTLNMIITSFIFVCASHEVHRLTQILLPYAVPSDWRLVMRNFVIFLIVLIPVARSDGMF